A stretch of the Capsicum annuum cultivar UCD-10X-F1 chromosome 10, UCD10Xv1.1, whole genome shotgun sequence genome encodes the following:
- the LOC107843684 gene encoding beta-fructofuranosidase, insoluble isoenzyme 1 produces MKSSSLWTLPILLLCFFIVVFNNNGVVHVDASHKVYMHLQSTSPVDVNKVHRTGYHFQPPKNWINDPNGPMYYNGVYHLFYQYNPKGATWGNIVWAHSVSKDLINWIPLEPAIYPSKVFDKYGTWSGSATVLPGNKPVILYTGIVDANRTQVQNYAIPANMSDPYLRKWIKPDKNPLIVADIGINKTQFRDPTTAWMGRDGHWRILVGSVTNHRGKAIMYRSKDFMKWTKAKHPLHSATNTGNWECPDFFPVSLKHKDGLDTSYNGENVKHVLKVSLDVTRFEYYTVGTYDTKKDRYIPDKTSIDGWKGLRLDYGNYYASKTFFDSGKNRRILLGWANESDTVDDDVRKGWAGIHPIPRKLWLDTSGKQLVQWPVEELETLRGKKVQLSNRKLNKGEKVEIKGITVAQADVEVIFSFASLDKAERFDPSWADLYAQDVCAMKGSTVQGGLGPFGLLTLASKNLEEYTPVFFRVFKNQDKYKVLMCSDASRSSLKNETTMYKPSFAGYVDVDLTDKKLSLRSLIDNSVVESFGAGGKTCITSRVYPTLAVSDKAHLFAFNNAKEAITIETLNAWSMADAKLH; encoded by the exons ATGAAGTCTTCTTCTCTTTGGACTTTGCCAattcttttattgtgttttttcaTAGTTGTTTTCAACAATAATGGAGTAGTACATGTTGATGCTTCTCACAAAGTTTATATGCATTTGCAATCTACTAGTCCTGTTGATGTCAACAAAGTTCACAGAACTGGTTACCATTTTCAACCTCCTAAAAACTGGATCAACG ATCCAAATG GTCCAATGTATTATAATGGAGTTTACCATCTATTCTACCAGTACAACCCAAAGGGTGCAACATGGGGCAACATAGTTTGGGCTCATTCAGTCTCAAAAGACTTGATCAATTGGATCCCTCTTGAGCCTGCGATTTACCCGTCCAAAGTATTCGACAAGTATGGTACATGGTCTGGGTCAGCCACGGTCTTGCCAGGCAACAAGCCCGTTATCCTCTACACTGGAATCGTAGATGCTAATAGGACACAAGTCCAAAACTATGCAATCCCGGCTAACATGTCTGACCCATACCTCCGTAAGTGGATCAAGCCTGATAAGAACCCATTGATCGTTGCTGATATTGGCATCAACAAAACTCAGTTTCGCGATCCAACAACAGCTTGGATGGGCCGAGATGGTCATTGGAGAATCTTGGTTGGGAGTGTGACAAATCATAGGGGAAAGGCAATAATGTATAGAAGTAAGGACTTCATGAAATGGACTAAAGCCAAACACCCGCTTCACTCGGCCACCAACACTGGAAACTGGGAATGTCCTGATTTTTTTCCAGTGTCATTGAAACATAAAGATGGTTTGGACACATCATACAATGGCGAAAATGTTAAGCATGTTCTTAAGGTTAGCCTTGATGTTACAAGGTTTGAGTACTACACAGTTGGTACCTATGACACCAAAAAAGATAGGTACATTCCGGATAAAACTTCTATCGATGGCTGGAAAGGATTGAGACTCGACTATGGTAATTATTATGCATCCAAGACATTCTTTGACAGTGGCAAGAACCGAAGGATTTTGTTGGGTTGGGCTAATGAATCGGATACTGTTGATGATGATGTGAGGAAAGGATGGGCCGGAATCCACCCTATCCCTCGCAAACTATGGCTTGATACTAGTGGAAAACAATTAGTTCAATGGCCAGTTGAGGAATTAGAAACTCTACGAGGTAAAAAGGTTCAACTAAGCAATCGCAAGTTGAACAAGGGAGAAAAAGTTGAAATCAAAGGAATCACAGTTGCACAGGCTGATGTTGAAGTGATTTTCTCATTCGCTAGCTTGGACAAGGCTGAGCGATTTGATCCTAGTTGGGCAGATCTTTACGCGCAAGATGTGTGTGCCATGAAGGGCTCGACAGTCCAAGGTGGCCTTGGACCTTTTGGGCTCCTAACTTTGGCTTCTAAAAACTTGGAAGAGTACACACCTGTTTTCTTCCGAGTTTTCAAGAACCAAGATAAATACAAGGTTCTCATGTGCTCCGATGCCTCAAG GTCAAGCTTAAAGAATGAAACGACCATGTACAAACCATCATTTGCTGGATATGTGGATGTAGATTTAACAGACAAGAAATTGTCTCTAAGAAGTTTG ATTGATAACTCGGTGGTGGAAAGTTTTGGTGCCGGAGGAAAAACATGCATTACATCAAGGGTCTATCCAACGTTGGCGGTATCTGATAAAGCACATTTATTTGCCTTTAACAATGCTAAGGAGGCAATCACTATTGAGACTCTAAACGCCTGGAGCATGGCAGATGCTAAGCTGCACTAA